One part of the Alligator mississippiensis isolate rAllMis1 chromosome 3, rAllMis1, whole genome shotgun sequence genome encodes these proteins:
- the LOC132249418 gene encoding perilipin-3-like: MSVSGDEIQAGGPAAQEEEQQVPAEAKYLVTTVVGAKDAVCSTVAGAKAAVSSVVDVAKGAVQEGVEKTRSAVTSSMDAMMGSSLGQKVASGLDIVLEKSEQWVDHYLPMTDEELTAVATPVEGTEAALVEKQKQQQSYYVRLGSLSTSLQQRAYQHSLGKMRCARQSTLEALAQLQQAVDLINYAKQIVDEKLQNGQDKLYQMWLACTKEQSKGQEDTDSAEIEVQALAMSDHLLQQLKSNCSTVLGSIKGLPSSLQNKAQQIYSSMEELQACFSPAKHFKDLSSSAIVHLREKMTKMQEFLDELLEYLMQNIPLDWIVGPFASSGASLKSPDEPSQEE; encoded by the exons ATGTCTGTCAGTGGAGATGAAATACAGGCTGgtggccctgcagcccaggaagaAGAGCAACAG GTCCCTGCAGAGGCCAAATACCTTGTGACAACAGTGGTAGGGGCAAAGGATGCGGTCTGTAGCACAGTTGCTGGAGCCAAGGCTGCTGTGTCCAGTGTAGTAGATGTGGCCAAAGGGGCTGTCCAGGAGGGTGTGGAGAAGACCAGATCGGCAGTGACCAGCAGCATGGATGCTATGATGGGTTCGTCTCTGGGCCAGAAGGTTGCGAGTGGCCTGGACATAGTGCTGGAGAAATCAGAGCAGTGGGTGGACCACTACCTCCCCATGACAGATGAGGAACTCA CTGCAGTTGCCACCCCTGTGGAGGGGACAGAAGCTGCTCTGGtggagaagcagaagcagcagcagagctactATGTGCGCTTGGGCTCCCTCTCCACAAGCCTGCAGCAGCGAGCCTACCAGCACTCCCTGGGCAAGATGAGGTGTGCCAGGCAGAGCACCCTGgaggccctggcccagctgcagcaagCTGTAGACCTG ATCAACTATGCCAAGCAGATTGTAGATGAGAAGCTTCAAAATGGCCAGGACAAGCTGTACCAGATGTGGCTGGCATGTACCAAGGAGCAGTCTAAAGGGCAAGAGGACACTGACTCGGCAGAG ATTGAAGTTCAGGCACTTGCCATGTCTGACCATCTTCTACAGCAACTGAAATCGAACTGCTCCACAGTCCTGGGCAGCATCAAGGGGCTCCCAAGTTCTCTCCAGAACAAGGCCCAGCAGATCTACAGCAGTATGGAAGAGCTTCAGGCTTGCTTCTCCCCTGCCAAGCACTTCAAGGATCTATCCAGCAGTGCCATTGTCCACCTCCGGGAGAAGATGACCAAGATGCAGGAgttcctggatgagctgctggaGTACTTGATGCAGAATATCCCCCTGGACTGGATTGTTGGCCCCTTTGCTTCCTCTGGAGCCTCGCTGAAAAGTCCTGATGAACCATCGCAGGAAGAATAG
- the LOC132249419 gene encoding uncharacterized protein LOC132249419 has product MDRLRQMLRRRSAKVVSVGAERSRGLGQEDLGRACHDDEGPIKARRWLCPICCRRKLAAPDSRRKEDGKPTTSRTRWRWPWVRLSKQEPAPEQCQAQELRSSPPVASRGLEPDPAGPQQEAAPCTAWDEGPSSLGQELSELSTSPSLSCGSSWDDSHSSLESGTTSPSRGSSSGDSNSSPESRNTSPSPSSSSGDSDSCLESQNTSSSSSSSEEDAHSSLESGTTPAPGASHTVIPSLATDQDEDQDEDEDEDEEDGRPPEQAALLLVTKHLQEPGKTLEGKEGKRFLLAILTLSAVAEQSTEVAMELEGLKVSVVEKIVDMMENISGEADRRNILAYSIDAIRSLSELKLSLEPGLESRLLRAAIEKSFLAIGHESHRNQVMQRLYVEYLQGLLCRFLFSAPSLGKLYSIWEHFTFWMETPDAQSRALGMKIVTGVLAFAVQLLPQFEASPELPEVGDMAACLGLSINDPVESTSCYARGSVYWLAQILLHQRGQDMRGAEELRCKRQAEQSQVQNYRDLARVGEGWSKILLEEQKRSFLQRVLAAVHGVQTHVSQAGLVFLYSILGEAGRLIGHKEKQIPVRVVSKLLLIKCFKELPEELQGHSLLASSSATPSALQQPTLAPAAGNHLDPENISLTEHDLQNLTGSLAATEEVCNSAEATTEATD; this is encoded by the exons atggacaggctgcggCAGATGCTAAGGCGGAGATCGGCCAAGGTGGTCAGCGTgggagcagagaggagcagggggcttgggcaGGAGGATTTGGGCCGTGCCTGCCATGATGATGAGGGGCCCATCAAGGCAAGGAGGTGGctgtgccccatctgctgccGAAGAAAACTGGCAGCTCCtgacagcaggagaaaggaggacGGGAAACCCACCACTTCCCGGACCAGATGGAGGTGGCCCTGGGTACGCCTGAGCAAGCAGGAGCCGGCACCAGAACAGTGCCAGGCTCAAGAGCTGCGCAGCTCCCCTCCCGTGGCATCGAGGGGCCTGGAGCCCGACCCTGCAGGcccacagcaggaggcagccccctgcacagcctgggacGAGGGCCCttcctccctggggcaggagctgagcgagttgagcaccagccccagcctgagctgcggCTCCTCCTGGGACGACTCGCACAGCTCCCTGGAGTCCGGGACCACCAGCCCCAGCCGCGGCTCCTCCTCGGGGGACTCCAACAGCTCCCCAGAGTCCCGAAACACCAGCCCGAGCCCCAGCTCCTCCTCGGGGGACTCCGATAGCTGCCTGGAGTCCCAAaacaccagctccagcagcagctcctcggAGGAGGACGCTCACAGCTCCCTGGAGTCGGGgaccaccccagcccctggtgccagccaCACAG TGATTCCCAGCCTGGCCACTGACCAGGACGAGGACCaggacgaggacgaggacgaggacgaggaAGATGGGAGGCCACCGGAGCAAGCTGCCCTCCTCCTCGTGACAAAACACCTCCAGGAACCAGGGAAG AcgctggaggggaaggaggggaagcgCTTCCTGCTAGCAATCCTCACCCTGAGCGCAGTCGcggagcagagcacagaggtggCCATGGAGCTGGAAGGCCTGAAAGTGTCCGTGGTAGAGAAGATCGTG GACATGATGGAAAACATCTCTGGGGAGGCCGACAGAAGGAACATCCTCGCGTACAGCATTGACGCCATCCGTAGCCTCAG CGAGCTGAAGTTGAGCCTGGAGCCAGGCCTGGAGTCGCGCCTCCTGCGGGCTGCGATCGAGAAGAGCTTCCTGGCCATCGGGCATGAGAGCCATCGCAACCAG gtcATGCAGAGGCTGTACGTCGAGTACTTGCAGGGCCTGCTGTGCCGCTTCTTGTTCagcgcccccagcctgggcaAATTATACTCCATTTGGGAG cactttacattttgGATGGAGACCCCGGATGCCCAGTCCCGAGCACTGGGCATGAAGATCGTCACCGGGGTGCTTGCCTttgctgtgcagctcctcccacagtttgag GCCTCCCCAGAGTTACCTgaggtgggggacatggcagcCTGCCTGGGTCTCTCCATCAACGACCCAGTGGAGAGCACCAGCTGCTACGCCAGGGGCAGCGTGTATTGGCTGGCGCAAATCCTCCTACATCAGAGGG GCCAAGACATGCGAGGGGCAGAGGAGTTGCGGTGCAAGCGccaggcagagcagagccaggtccaGAACTACAGGGACCTGGCGAGAGTCGGAGAG GGGTGGAGCAAGATCTTGTTGGAGGAGCAGAAAAGATCTTTCCTTCAGAGAGTCCTTGCAGCAGTTCATGGTGTCCAGACGCAcgtcagccaagctgggctggtcTTCCTCTACTCCATCCTGGGGGAAGCCGGCCGCTTGATTGGGCACAAG GAGAAGCAAATCCCCGTCAGGGTGGTCAGCAAGCTGCTCCTTATCAAGTGCTTCAAAGAGCTGCCTGAAGAACTGcaagggcacagcctgctggccagCTCCTCCGCGAccccctctgctctccagcagCCCACACTTGCACCTGCAG CTGGAAACCACCTTGACCCCGAGAACATCTCCCTCACTGAACATGACCTCCAAAACCTCACGGGGAGCCTGGCGGCTACAGAAGAAGTCTGCAACAGTGCCGAAGCCACCACAGAAGCCACCGACTGA